From the genome of Streptomyces sp. SID8374:
TGCGCCTTCCTCTTCGGCACCGCGCCCGACCTCGCCGCCCCCGGCGTCGACGCCCACCTGGAGGAGGTCCTCCTCGCCGGGCTCGGCCGCTCCGCCTCGCTGGAGCTGCTGGAGAAGGTCGTGGAGCGCCCCCTCACCGAGGACGAGCGGAACTGGGCGGGCGACCTCTGGTTCGAGTCCGAGGGCCTCCCGCTCCGCTTCGTCCAGGCCGGATCGCTGCTGCGCCAGCGCGACCTGCTCAACACGGACCCCGCCGCCTTCGACGAGTACGACTACTTCGAGCCACGCCCGGACGACGCGCCGCCGGTCCCCGAAGCGCCCACCCCCGAGACCCTGGACGTGCCGCTGCCGAGCCTCGGCGAAGGGGCCGCGCCCGCCGTCCTGCTCGCCTCCCGGCTCAGCGAGGCGGCCCGCGAGACCCTGCGCTTCACCGTCGCGCTCGGCGGCGAGGTGCCCCACCAGGCCCATCTGTCGGCCCTCGTGGGCGACACCCATGCGGACGCCGCCCTCGGCGAACTCGCGGGCTGCGGACTGCTCTCCCCGGCCGGCCCCCGCTACCGGCTCGCCGCCGGTGTCCTCGCCCAGCTGGAGGCCGGCGGCTACGCGGAGAGCGCCGCCGCCCACGCCCGTACGGCCGCCCAGCACTACGCCTGGTGGGTCTCCCACCCCTCGGTCACCCCGCAGCGCGCCGTCGCCGAGTCCGACGCGATCGTCGCCGCCATGGGCCGCCTCGTGCCCGACGGCGAGGCGGGCCAGGCCAGCGCCGCCGTCCTACTGGCCCGCAGCGCCGCTCCCGCCCTGGCGGCGGGGATGAGCTGGGGAGCCTGGGAGAAGGCGCTCAGGGCCGGCCAGGAGGCCGCCAGGATCGCCGGGGAGGTCGCCGAAGAGGCCTACTTCCACCATGAGTTGGGCATCCTCGCGCTCTGCTCCGGCAACCTCGACCGGGCCCGTACGGAGCTGGAGACCTCGATCTCCATGCGCGGCGCGCTGGCCGACAAGTCCGGGGCGGTGGCCGGCCGCCGCGCCCTCGCCCTGGTCACGGACCGCTCCGGCGGCCTCGTGGCCCCGGTCCGGCCCCAGGCGGGCGACGACATCCCCGCCGTACACCAGGACTTCCCCGGTACGCCGCCGGGCGGGTCCCCGCCCCCGCCGCTCTTCGCCCGCCAGCCGGCCGAGGAGGCGCCGACCGTGGTGGCGCCGTACGAGGCCACCGCAGCGAAGCCGGGCGGCGGACGGGCGGTCCTGGGCGGCGCCCGGCGCAACCTGGCCGCCGCGGGCGCGGGCGCGCTGCTCATCGCCGTGCTCGGCACCGTCGTCACCCTCGGCCTCACCGCGGGCGACCCCGACGAGCCGGGCAGCCGCAACGTCACCACCGAGCAGTCGTCCCCCGAGGGCACCCCCGACGACGGGACCCCCGCCGACGAGCCGGACGACGGCCCCGCACCCGACGACGGCGCCCCCGGCAACGAGGCGCCCGCCACCCCGGGCACCTCCGAAACCGCCACCCCCAGCACCTCCGGCTCGCCCTCCCCGTCCGCCTCGTCGCCGGACGGCAGTTCACCGGGTACGGGGGAGCCGTCGGGCACGCCGAGCGGCAGCACCTCCGACGGGCCGTCCCCGAGCGGCGGGCCGACCACGCCGACCAGGCCGCCGACGACCCCGCCCACCACCCCGCCGACGACTCCGCCCACCGAGACGCCGACGACCCCGCCGACGGAGACCCCGACCGAGACGCCCCCGGAACCGCCGGACACCTCCTCCTCCGCCAGCGGCCCCGCCGAGTCGGCCAGTGCCACCGCCGACGCCCCGGCGAGCGGCGACCCCACCGAGACCGCGGCCTGACACACGGAAGCCGGGTGCCCCGCGGAGGGACACCCGGCTCTGGACGGTCGGTCAGAACAGGCGCAGCTTGTCGTCCTCGATGCCGCGCATCGCGTCGTAGTCGAGGACCACACAGCCGATGCCCCGGTCGGTCGCCAGCACGCGCGCCTGGGGCTTGATCTCCTGGGCGGCGAAGATGCCCTTCACCGGCGCGAGGTGCGGGTCGCGGTTGAGCAGCTCCAGATAGCGGGTCAGCTGCTCCACGCCGTCGATGTCGCCGCGCCGCTTCAGCTCCACGGCCACCGTCCGGCCGTCGGCGTCGCGGCAGAGGATGTCCACCGGGCCGATGGCGGTGGGGTACTCACGGCGGATCAGGGTGTGGCCCTCGCCGAGGATCTCGATCCGGTCGGCGAGCAGCTCCTGGAGGTGGGCCTCCACACCGTCCTTGATGAGCCCGGGGTCGACGCCCAGCTCGTACGAGGAGTCGTGGAGGATTTCCTCCATCGTGATGATCAGTTTTTCGCCCGCCTTGTTCACCACGGTCCAGACGCCCGCCTCATCGCCGGCGCCCTCCTTCAGGGTGCACGGCGGGGACATCCAGTTGAGCGGTTTGTACGCCCGGTCGTCGGCGTGGATCGAGACGCTGCCGTCCGCCTTCACCAGGATCAGACGGGGGGCGGAGGGCAGGTGGGCTGTGAGCCGGCCCGCGTAGTCGACGGAGCAACGGGCGATGACGAGACGCATGGTCGGCAACGCTACTCGACGACGGGGGCCCGGCGCGATTTCCCCATCCGTAGACCCCTGTCACTCGCTTCTCACCGCCGGGCGGCGAAGCGGGCTTGCCCCTCTTTGCGCCCCTTCGATCGTGGCCGGTTGTGTTCCCAATCTCCTGGTGCGGCCCCCACCGCGCGCTTAACGTGGATGCAGGAGGTCGCCGCCCGTGCACGCTGCGTCGTCGCCCTTCTTCCCTGCCCGTAAGGCCCCGGTCACCGTCCGGGGTCGCGAGAGGAGAACCCATGTCGCTCGACGTCTCACCGGCGCTGTTGGAACAGGCCGAGCGAGGCGAGGTCGACGAAGCCGACTTCGTCGACTGCGTCCGGACCTCCCTGCCTTTCGCGTGGGAGATGATCAGCTCTCTGGTGGCTCAGCTGAAGGTCGACGGCGGCCAGTTCGCCGACAACCAGACTCCGCCGCCGGACGAGCAGGCACGTGGTCAGCTGCTGCGTGCGCTCGCGAGTGATGCGATACGCGGCGCGCTCCAGCGGCACTTCGGAGTGCGTATCGCTTTCCAGAACTGCCACCGCGTCGCGGTGTTCCCGCTGGACGCCTCGGTCGACGACCGGCTGGCCAAGTTCACTTCGGTGAGGGGCCAGTTGCTCAACCAGTCGCCCGAACTACGGGACTGCTGAACGCTTCTGCTGCCGCTTCGGGCCGCGGGAGGTGCAACTGGCTCCGGGGCGGCAGCTCCCGTACCACCGCACCACGCTCCACCGCACCACGCACCACGTTCCACCGCATCACGCATCAGGCTTCACCGCGAGGTCGTTCCGCATGCACAGGCGCAGGTCAGGTCAGCAGCGGCAGCACGTCCGCGCCCAGGCGCCGCACGTTCTCCTCGGTCGCCGCGAGGTCGCCCGACCCCTCCACCAGGAGCGCGAAGCGGGTGATGCCGGTCCGCTCGGCCGTGGCCGCGAGCCGGTCGGCGGCCAGCTGCGGCGGGCCCACCGGGTGCAGCCCGCACAGCAGCTCCGTGTACGCCACCGGGTCCCGCATCACGCGGTGCCGGTCGTCCACCGTGACATGGGCGTCCAGCCCCTGGCGCAGCCAGCCGGGCATCGCCTTCACCAGCGTCTCCGTGGCGTCCCCCGGCCCGTCCGCGATCTGGGCCACCCCTGCGGACACATGTGCGGCCCCCTCGACCACCTCCGGCGCATGACCGGCCTCCCGGGCCGCCGTACGCCACAGGGCGACCATCTCGGCCTTCTCCTCGTCCCCGCAGTGCATGCCCAGCAGCATCGGCAGCCCCCGGCCCGCCGCCAGCCGCACCGTCTTCGGCGAGGTGCACGCCACGATCACCTCGGGCCCCTGCGCCGAGCCGTCCGGCAGCAGCTCGTCCGCGCGCGGCACCACCGCCACCTCGCGGAAGCCGAACCGCTCCCCGCGCCCCGCGACGCGCGGCTCCCGCAGCCAGTCGAGGAGCAGCTCCAGCGCCTCGGGGAACCCGTTCTCGTACGCGTCGAGTCCGCCGCCGAAGACCTCCAGGTCAACCCAGGGCCCGCCCCGGCCCACCCCGAGCGAGAACCGTCCGCCGCTGGTCAGATGGAGCAGCGCGGCCTGCTCGGCGAGGGCGACCGGGTGGTGGTTGGGCAGCACGCTGACGGCGGTGCCGACGCGGATCCGCCGGGTCCGGCCGAGCAGCAGCGCGGCCAGCGTGGTGGCGGACGGGCAGACCCCGTACGGCACGAAGTGGTGCTCGGCCAGCCACACCGAGTCGAGTCCGGACTCCTCCGCCGCCTCGGCGGACCGGACGGCCCGGTGCAGGGCCTCGCCCGGCCCCTGACCCGGGAACTGAGCTGCCAGAACGAACGTTCCGATGCGCATCGCGTGTTGCCTCCTTGCGGCCGACGCGTGTCTCCCCCACTGGCAACAACGTCTGACACGTGCCAAAGGCACGGTCCGGCGCGAAGTTGTTGCGATTTTCCGCTAACTCACTCCGCTGCCCGGTCGGGCCGGACCGCGTCGCCCCGCCCCACCCGGCACCTGCCCCCGGCACCAGGCTCTAGGCTTGGTTCCCACCGTGCCCGTGCCGCCCCCGTGAGGTGTCCTGTGTCCCCGCGCCGCAACCGCCCCCGTGGCGGCGACCGTCCCGACGAACACCCCGGTACGGCGCTGGGGCGGTACGGCGGGGGAGGGGCCACCGAGAGCTGGCAGGGCGAGGAGTGGTCGGTGCGCCCGGTGAGCGGCGCGAGCGCCCAGGGCAAGCGGTACCGCTGCCCCGGCTGCGACCAGGAGATCCCCTCCGGCGTCCCGCACCTCGTCGCCTGGCCCGAGTTCGGCGGCATCGAGGACCGCAGGCACTGGCACAAGGCCTGCTGGAACGCGAAGGACCGCCGCACCACGCGGGTGCAGCGGTCCCGTAACGCGCCGCGCTACTGAGAGGCCGTAGGGGTCCGTTCAGACGTCCCGCCGGTCCAGCGCCAGATAGGCGCCGCCCATGGCCACGGCCGCGATGCCCAGCATCAGCAGCAGCGGCTCCCAGCCGGACGGGCCGGAGTCGGTGACCACCGTGCCGTAGAGCGCGCCCAGCTGGTTGGGGATCGAGTATTCGAAGAGGAAGCGCTGTAGGCCGCGCAGGCTGTCGGAGAACATGAACATCGCGAGGACCAGCGGCAGCAGCACCACGGCGATCATGACCGTGATGGCGCCCGCCGAGTGCCGGATGATCGCACCGACCGCCAGCGACAGCAGCCCCAGGGACGCGATGTAGAGCCCGACGCCCACCGTGGCGCGCAGCCACACCGAGCCGTCGTCCACGCCGCCGTCCAGGATCGCGGTCTGCGCCACGGCGACGACCGTGGCCGTCACCGTGGTGATGGTGAACGCGAGCAGGAAGAAGACGATCGCCTTGGCCGTGAGCACCCGCGCCCGGCTCGGGCAGGCCGTCAGCGTCGTACGGATCATGCCGGTGCTGTACTCGGAGCCGATGGTCAGCACGCCGAGGGTGATCACACAGATCGACCCCAGCAGTACGCCGAAGAAGCCGAGGGCCACCACCGGTTCGCCGCCCAGATCGGTGTCGGCGGCGGCGATCAGCAGCGCGGACATCAGCCCGATCGCCACCATCAGCACGATCATCACGCCCAGCGTCCACAGCGTGGAGCGGACGGAACGGATCTTCGTCCACTCCGAGGCGATGGCGTCGCCGAGCGTGGCGCGGCGGATCGGGATGGGCGACTCGTAGTACCCCAGCAGGCCGTGCGGCGGCTCGGGCTGCGGCTGCTGGTAGGCCTGCGGGGCGGCCGGGGTCGTCATCGGGGGTCCTCGCTGGTCTTCGTCCCGGCCGCGTCGGCGGGGGAGGGCTCGGGGGCGGGCGCGGGGGAGGGGGCCGGTGCGGCGGGCGCGGTGGCCGGGCCGGGGGCGGCGTACGGGTTCTGTCCGGGCGGCGGCGGGGCGTACCAGCTCTGCTGCGGGGCGTGCGCCGGCTGGGGCTGCCCGGGGCCGGGCCCGGCCCCGTAACCGCCCTGAGCGTCCCCGTAGGGCCCGTACAGCCCCTCCGGCGGCTCCAGGAGTCCGGCCTTGGCGTCCTCCGTCGACCGGTAGTCCACGACGCCCTGCGTCATCCGCATGTACGCCTCCTCCAGCGAGGCCCGGTGCGGCGACAGCTCCCAGAGCCGTACGTCGGCACCGTGGGCCAGGTCGCTGATCCTCGGCAGCGGGAGGCCGGTGACGCGCAGGGCGCCGTCCGGCTCGGACATCACGCTGCCGCCCGCCTCGATGAGCGAGGACGTCAGCTTCTCCCGCTCCTCGGGGGCGTTCTCGGGGACCCGGACCCGGGCGAAGTCGGCGGAGTTCGCCGAGATGAAGTCGGTGACGCTCATGTCGGAGAGCAGCCGGCCGCGTCCGATCACGATGAGGTGGTCGGCGGTGAGGGCCATCTCGCTCATGAGGTGGGACGAGACGAAGACGGTGCGCCCCTCGGCCGCCAGCGTCTTCATCAGATTGCGGACCCAGTGGATGCCCTCGGGGTCCAGGCCGTTGACCGGCTCGTCGAAGAGCAGCACCTGCGGGTCGCCGAGCAGCGCCGCGGCGATCCCGAGCCGCTGCCCCATGCCGAGGGAGAAGCCGCTGGAGCGGCGCTTGGCGACGTCCTGGAGGCCGACGACGCCCAGCACCTCGTCCACCCGCCGGGCCGGGATCCCGGCGAGCTGGGCCAGCGAGAGCAGGTGGGCGCGGGCGGTCCGCCCGCCGTGCACGGCCTTGGCGTCCAGCAGCGCACCCACCTGGCGCGGCGCGTTAGGCAGGCTCCGGTAGGGGTGACCGCCGATCGTGACGTGGCCCGCCGTCGGCCGGTCCAGACCGAGGATCATGCGCATGGTCGTGGACTTGCCCGACCCGTTGGGACCGAGGAAGCCGGTGACGGCCCCCGGCCGCACCTGGAAGGAAAGGTCGTCCACGGCCGTCTTCGCGCCGTAGCGCTTGGTCAGGCCGATTGCCTCGATCATTCTCCAGCCCCATCGACTCACTCTGTCGTTCGGGGCTCGGGCCGCCTGGCCGCACACCCCCCGTAAGAGTTAGGAGGATAACCAGGCCTTGACGGTTCCGGCCAAGTTCGGCACAGGGCGCGAGCGGACCGTCACGGGCTCCGGGGCGTCTCCGGTGGACCGGGACCGGACAGGCCCTGATCCACCGGCCACGCCCTAGGCGTCCCGGTTCTTCAGGACCAGATAGCCGCCGAGCACCGCCGCCGCCACCCACGCGACCATGATCCCCATCCCGGCCCACGGCCCGTACGGCGACGGATCGCTGCCCATCGCGTCGGGGACGACCTGCATGATCTTCGACCCGGCCTGGTCGGGGAAGTACCGGATGACGTCCTTGGCGTACGGCACCGCGGCCAGGATGTTGGAGATCAGCAGGAAGAACGGGATCAGGATGCCCATCGACAGCATGGAGCTGCGCAGCATCGCCGTGACGCCCATGGAGAAGATGGCGATCAGCCCCATGTAGAGGCCCGCGCCGACCACCGCGCGCAGCACGTTCTCCTCGCCGAGGCCGGTGCCCCGGTCGCCCAGCAGGGCCTGGCCGAGGAAGAACGAGACGAAGCTGGTGAGCAGGCCGACCAGGACGGCCAGCACCCCGGCCACCGCGATCTTGCTGAAGAGGAGCGTTCCGCGCTGCGGCACGGCCGCCAGCGAGGTGCGGATCATGCCGGAGCTGTACTCCGTACCGACCACGAGCACCCCGAACACGATCATGGCGAGCTGGCCCAGGACCGTACCGGAGAAGCTGACGAGCGTCGGGTCGAAGGTGAGCTGCTCGGTCTCGGAGAGGTCGTCGAACGTGGCGTTCACCAAGGCGCTCACGCCGACGCCCATGGCGACCGTGACGGCGAACGCGCAGATGAGCGTCCAGGTGGTGGAGGAGACCGTGCGGATCTTGGTCCACTCGGAGTTGAGGACTGCGGGTACCGAAGCCATCGTCGTCAGGCCCCCTTGTTCTCGGTGCCGTCGGTGCCTTCGGTGGGCTGCGGGGCGGTGGCGCCCGGCTGGTTCCAGCCCTCGCCCCAGCCCGCCCCGACCGACCCGGCCACCGGCGGCGGGGGTTCGGCCCCGCCCGGCCCGGAGTGGGCGTGGTACTCCACGGAGCCGGCGGTCATCTGCATGAACGCCTCCTCCAGCGAGGCCCGCTGGGAGCTCAGCTCGTGCAGCACGATCTGGTGACGGGCCGCCAGCTCACCCAGCTCCTCGGTGGTGGCGCCGTCGATCTCCAGGGTGCCGCCGTCCGCCTCGACGGCGGTGAAGCCGCCTTCGTGCAGCGCGTCCCGCAGCCGCTCCTGCTGCGGCGAGCGCAGCCGTACGTAACTGCGGGAGTTCTCATGGATGAAGTCGGCCATCGAGGTGTCGGCGAGCAGCTTGCCCTGGCCGATCACGATCAAGTGGTCGGCGGTCAGCGCCATTTCGCTCATCAGGTGTGAGGAGACGAAGATGGTCCGGCCCTCGGCGGCGAGCGCCTTCATCAGGTTGCGGATCCAGTGGATGCCCTCGGGGTCCAGGCCGTTGACCGGTTCGTCGAACATCAGGATCTCGGGGTCGCCCAGCAGCGCGGAAGCGATACCGAGGCGCTGGCCCATGCCGAGCGAGAAGCCCTTGGACTTCTTCTTCGCGACCGCGCTCAGCCCGACGGTGTCCAGCACCTCGTCGACCCGGCTGCGCGGGATGCGGTTGCTCTGCGCCAGACAGAGCAGGTTGTTGTACGCGCTGCGGCCGCCGTTCATCGACTTGGCGTCCAGCAGCGCCCCGATGTACTTCAGCGGTTCCTGGAGCTCGTGGTAGTGCTTGCCGTCGATGCGCACCGTACCGCTGGTGGGGTTGTCCAGATCGAGCATCATGCGCATGGTGGTGGATTTGCCTGCCCCGTTGGGGCCCAGGAAACCGGTGACCATGCCCGGTCTGACCTGGCATGTCAGATGGTCGACGGCAACTTTGCTGCCGAAGCGTTTGGTCAGTCCCTCGAGCTCGATCATGCCGACACGCTAGAACGGCCGCGCGCCCGGCGCCACCACAAAGGGGGAACCGGGCGCGCGGAAGGAACCGCTCCGGGGGTCAGCGGGTCTGCTGGGCCGGGACACCGCGCTGGGCGGGCTCGTCGTCCACCGGGGAGCCGGCGGCGGCCACCGCGGCACCGGTCAGCGTGGCCAGCATCTCGCGGACGTTGGTCAGCTGCGCGTTGATGGAGTCGCGGCGGTTGGTGAGCGCCGCCAGCTCGCGCTCGGACTCGCTGCGGATCCGGTCGGCCTTGGCGTTGGCGTCGGCCACGATGTCCTCGGCCTGGCGCTGCGCGGTCTCCACCGTCTGGCGGGCCCGGCGCTCGGCGTCCGTGCGGAGCTTCTCGGCCTCCAGGCGGAGCTGCTCGGCGCGGTGCTCGATCTCGGCGAGGCGCTTCTCGGCCTTGGCCTGACGGGACGCGAGGTCGCGCTCGGACTGCTCACGCCGCTTGGCGAGGTTCGTCTCGAAGTCGGCGGCGGCCTGCGCGGCCTTGGCGCGGGTCTCCTCGAAGAGGGCGTCGGCCTCCTCGCGCTTCTGCTGGGCGTCCTTCTGGGCGTCGGAGCGGAGGGTGTTCGCCTCGCCCTGGGCCTTCTCGACGATGCGGACGCCCTCGTCCTCGGCCTTCGACTTGCGCTCGGCGGCGAAGGCCTCCGCGTCGTTGCGCACCTGCTGGGCGGCCGACTCGGCCAGCTCGCGGTGCTGCTCGGCGGCCCGACGGGCCTCCTCGCGCAGGTCCTTGGCCTCCTCCTCGGCGAGGCGGAGAATCTTCTCGACACGTGCACCGAGCCCGGCGTACGACGGCTCGGCGTCGTTCACCTGGGCCTGGGCGTTCTGCGTTTCGAGGTGCAACTCCTCGATGCGCTTTTCCAGAGACGTGATGCGCGCCAGGGCACTGTCACGGTCGGCGACGAGCTTGGTAATGCGGTCGTCCACCTGACCGCGGTCGTAACCACGTCGCACGAGCTCGAAGCCGAAGGGGGAGGAAGGGTCACTCATGGGGTTCCTGTCGAATGAGACCGGTGAGGTGATAGGGGAATCCTAGGGGCCATAGCGGCGTGTCAGCGTGCAGATGTCGGTTTGATCTGGAGAATGACACCCCTTTTGAGTGGCTGACCCCCGGAGTGCTTGCCACTCGAAGGGTTGAATGTCCATGACGAAGCACGCGCCCCCGTACGCCTGCCGCCTCCGGACGTCTTCGGTTTTCTCCCCCGTACGTCTGCTGCTCGCGCCCCCGTACGTCCCCCGCGCTCTCCCCCGTAAGCCTCCAGTTGCCCCCGTGCGCTGCCCCCGTGGGCGGCCGTCACCTCCCCGACGACTTGCCCCCCGAGCGGGTGCCCGCCGCCGCGGGGGCCTTGCCGCCGCCCGCCGTTCCGTCCGCCGGTTTCCCGCCGCCGGGAGTCTCGAAAGACTCCAACGCCTCCAGCACGTCCTGGACACGGGAGATCTCCGTATTGATGTCCTCGCGCCTGCGCACCAGGACATCCAGCTCGCGCTTGCCCTCGGCGACCGTCTTCTCCGCCTCGGCCGCCGCGTCGGCCCGCAGCTTCTCCGCCTCGCGGATCAGCCCGGCCTTCTTGGTCTCGGCCTCCTTCAGCAGCGACTCGGCCCGTTTCACCGCGGCGATCCGGACCTTGCTCGCCTCCGAATTGGCCTCCGCCAGCAGCTCCTTGGCCTTCGCCTCGGCCTCGTCGCGCTGCTCGGTCGCCGCCTTGATCAGGTTGTCGACGCGCTCGCCCGCGGTCTTCATCTGCTCGGACGTCTCCCGGCGGGCCCGCTCGTGGAGCTCCTCGATCTCGCTCTCCAGCCGGGCCCGCAACTCCTCGGCCCGCTCGCGGATCTGGGTCGCGTCGCGCCGGGCGCCGACCAGCAGCTCGTCGGCGTCGGTGCGGGCGCGCTCCACCAGGGTGTTGCCCTCGACCGTGGCCTCCGAGGTGATCCGCTCGGCCTCCTTGCGGGCCGCGCCGACCATCGTGTCGGCCTGCGTCTCCGCCTCGGTGGCCGTACGCAGCGCCTCCTCGCGGGCCTTGTTGATGAGCTGGTCCGCCTGCTCCGCCGCGTCCGCCCGCCGCTTGGCCGCGGCCTCGCGCGCCTCGTCCAGCACCCGGTCCGCCTCCCGGCGGGCCTCGGACCGCAGCTCCTCGGCCGCCGACTCCGCCTCGGCGCGCAGCCGTTCGGCCTCCTCGCGGGTGCGGGCGGCGTGCTCCTGCGCGGAGCCGAGCCGCTCGGCCGCCTCCGTACGCAGCCGCTCGGCCTCCTCGCCAGCCTCGGCCAGCAGCCGGTCGGCCTGCTCGTTCGCCTCCTTGCGGCGCCGGTTGGCCTCCGTCGTGGCCTCCACGACGAGCTGCTCGGACGCCTGGGCGGCCTCGGTGCGGATGCGCTCGCTCTCGGTCGTCGACTCGCCGATGAGCCGGTCCGACTGGGCCGCCGCCTCCGAACGGATCCGGTTGGCGTCCTGCCGGGCCTCGGCACGGGCCTTCGACGCGTCCTGCTCGGCCGAGGCGAGGGCGTTCGACGCCTCCGTACGCACCCGCTGGCTGTACTCCGAGGTGTCCGCGCGCAGCCGCTCCGACTCGGTGATCGCCTCGGAGACCGTCCGCTCGGCCAGCGCCTTGGCGGCCTCGGTCTCGTCGTGGGCCTCCTGCCGGAGCCGGGCCGCCTCCTCGTTGGCCTCCTGGCGCAGGCGTACGGCGTCCTCGGAAGCACGCTCACGCTCGGCGTGCGCGTCGGCGCGGACCCGGTCCGCCTCCTCCTGCGCCTCGGTACGGGTGCGCTCCGCGACATGCTCCGCCGTCGACCGCAGCCCGGCGATCTCCTCCTCGGCCTGCTCCTGCAAGCCGGAGACGGAGTCCCGCACCTGCTGGGCGGTCTGCTCGGCCGCCGAGACCAGCTCGGTCGCCCGGGCGTCCGCCTCCTCGACCAGCCGCTGCGCCTCGGCCTGCGCCTCCTCCACCCGCTTGCGGGCGGAGGCCAGCAGCTCCTCGCTCTGCTCCCGGGCCCGCTCGCGCTCCTGGCCCGCTTCCGTACGGGCGGCACCAAGGATCTCCTCGGCCTCCCGGCGACGGCGTGAGGCCTCCTCCTGGGCGGCCTCCAGCGCCTCGGCGGCCTCGGCCCCGACCCGCTCGGCGGCGGCCGCGGCCTCGGCCCGCACCCGGTCGGCGGTCTCCTGCGCCTCGGTCTTCAGCCGCTCGGCCTCGGCGGCGGCCTCGCTCCGCAGCCGTACGGCGATGTTCTCGCCCTCGGCACGCGACTGCGAGGCGTCCGCCGCGGCCTCGTCACGGAGCCGCTCGGCCTCCGCCTCGGCCTGCTCGGTCAGCGTACGGACGCGCTCGGCGGCCTCGGCGCGCTGCCGCTCGGCCTCCTCGTTCGTCTCGCGGCGGATCCGCTCCGCCTCCGTACGCGCCTCGCCCAGCGCCTCCTCGGCGGCGGCGAGCCGGGTCTCGGCCTCGGTGTGCAGCCGGTTCAGCTCGTCGGCGGCCTCGGCCTGCCGGGCGGCGACCGCGCGCTCGGTCTCCTCGCGCAGCTCGGCGGCCGCCCGCTCGGCCTCGGCGGTGGTGGCCTCGGCCTGCTCCTCGGCCTCGGACCGCAGCTTCTCGGCCTCGGCGCGGGTGCGCTCCAGCGTCTCCTCGGCCTGCTTGCGCAGGGCGGCCGCGCGCTCGGCGGCCTCGGCGCGGATGCGCTCGCTCTCGCCGCTCGCCTTGGTGCGCAGCTCGTCGGCGTCGGAGCGCGCCTTGGTCAGCAGCTCCTCCGCCGTACGCGCGCCCTCCTCCAGCTGCTGGACCGCCTCGCGGCGGGCCTCGCTCCGGATGCGCTCGCCCTCGGCGACCGCCTCGGAGCGCAGCTGCTCGGCCTCGCCGCGGAGCCGGCGGGCCTCCTCCTGGAGCTCGACCGTCTTGGCCCGGTACTCCTTGGTGTCGTCCTTGGCCGCGCCCTTGAGCTCATCGGCCTGCTCGGCGGCCTCGCCGCGCAGCCGGTCCGCCTCGGCCTCCGCCTCGCGGCGGATCCGCTCGGCCTCCTCGCTCGCGGCCTTCCGCGTCGACTGCGCGTCCTCGGATGCCTTGGTGAGGACCTCCTCGGCGGAGCGGGCGGCCTTGGCGAGCTGGGCGGCGGCGTCCTCGGCGGCTGCCGTACGGGCCTTCTCGGCGGCCTCCGCGACCAGCCGCTCGGCCTCGGCACGGGCGTCGGCGAGCGCCTGCTCGGCCTCCTCCTTGAGCGCCTCGGCGCTCTTGGTGGCCTCGCCGACCAGCCGGGCGATCTCCGACTTGGCCGTACGGGTGCGCTGCTCGTTCTGCGACTCGGAGGCGGCCAGCTTCTTGGCGGCCGCGTCCTTCGCCTCGGCGAGGACCTTCTCGGCCTCAAGACGGGATTCGCGCAGCCGGGTCTCGGCCTCCTGGAGCCGCTGCTCGGCGGCCCGGTTCAGCTCGGCCGTCTGCTGGCGGGCCTGCGAGGTCTCCGCGGTGGTGCTGGAGCGCAGCTGCTCGGCGTGGCTGGTGGCCTCCTGGGCCTGCGCGGAGGCGGCGCCCAGCATGCGCTCGGCGTCCTTGCGGGCGCGCAGCAGGATCGCCTCGGCCTCGGCCCGGGCCGCCTCGGCCTCGGCGCCGACGCGCTGGCGGGTCTCCTGCGCCAGCCGCTCGGTCTCGGCCCGGG
Proteins encoded in this window:
- a CDS encoding ATP-binding protein; its protein translation is MDPTHQGPEEYGRHPDGSDGRRRPSRESNAADFGQPTPQQVRIVQLTVGDLLLTVNPVDGSEVETCPPGSAPDAPVRRTPAERADHERAGAPPVPAGPPAPQLPLLERQEERERLVGLLARGRSVRLTGQPGSGRTALLDAVAADCTDLAPDGVVRLSGHRRTAADLLYGLFDAIHHAPLHRPGPEELLALVRSIGAVVVIDDLEIGGAALDGLLEATPECAFLFGTAPDLAAPGVDAHLEEVLLAGLGRSASLELLEKVVERPLTEDERNWAGDLWFESEGLPLRFVQAGSLLRQRDLLNTDPAAFDEYDYFEPRPDDAPPVPEAPTPETLDVPLPSLGEGAAPAVLLASRLSEAARETLRFTVALGGEVPHQAHLSALVGDTHADAALGELAGCGLLSPAGPRYRLAAGVLAQLEAGGYAESAAAHARTAAQHYAWWVSHPSVTPQRAVAESDAIVAAMGRLVPDGEAGQASAAVLLARSAAPALAAGMSWGAWEKALRAGQEAARIAGEVAEEAYFHHELGILALCSGNLDRARTELETSISMRGALADKSGAVAGRRALALVTDRSGGLVAPVRPQAGDDIPAVHQDFPGTPPGGSPPPPLFARQPAEEAPTVVAPYEATAAKPGGGRAVLGGARRNLAAAGAGALLIAVLGTVVTLGLTAGDPDEPGSRNVTTEQSSPEGTPDDGTPADEPDDGPAPDDGAPGNEAPATPGTSETATPSTSGSPSPSASSPDGSSPGTGEPSGTPSGSTSDGPSPSGGPTTPTRPPTTPPTTPPTTPPTETPTTPPTETPTETPPEPPDTSSSASGPAESASATADAPASGDPTETAA
- the nucS gene encoding endonuclease NucS codes for the protein MRLVIARCSVDYAGRLTAHLPSAPRLILVKADGSVSIHADDRAYKPLNWMSPPCTLKEGAGDEAGVWTVVNKAGEKLIITMEEILHDSSYELGVDPGLIKDGVEAHLQELLADRIEILGEGHTLIRREYPTAIGPVDILCRDADGRTVAVELKRRGDIDGVEQLTRYLELLNRDPHLAPVKGIFAAQEIKPQARVLATDRGIGCVVLDYDAMRGIEDDKLRLF
- a CDS encoding SCO5389 family protein, which produces MSLDVSPALLEQAERGEVDEADFVDCVRTSLPFAWEMISSLVAQLKVDGGQFADNQTPPPDEQARGQLLRALASDAIRGALQRHFGVRIAFQNCHRVAVFPLDASVDDRLAKFTSVRGQLLNQSPELRDC
- a CDS encoding LLM class flavin-dependent oxidoreductase produces the protein MRIGTFVLAAQFPGQGPGEALHRAVRSAEAAEESGLDSVWLAEHHFVPYGVCPSATTLAALLLGRTRRIRVGTAVSVLPNHHPVALAEQAALLHLTSGGRFSLGVGRGGPWVDLEVFGGGLDAYENGFPEALELLLDWLREPRVAGRGERFGFREVAVVPRADELLPDGSAQGPEVIVACTSPKTVRLAAGRGLPMLLGMHCGDEEKAEMVALWRTAAREAGHAPEVVEGAAHVSAGVAQIADGPGDATETLVKAMPGWLRQGLDAHVTVDDRHRVMRDPVAYTELLCGLHPVGPPQLAADRLAATAERTGITRFALLVEGSGDLAATEENVRRLGADVLPLLT
- a CDS encoding ATP/GTP-binding protein, producing the protein MSPRRNRPRGGDRPDEHPGTALGRYGGGGATESWQGEEWSVRPVSGASAQGKRYRCPGCDQEIPSGVPHLVAWPEFGGIEDRRHWHKACWNAKDRRTTRVQRSRNAPRY
- a CDS encoding ABC transporter permease subunit, whose product is MTTPAAPQAYQQPQPEPPHGLLGYYESPIPIRRATLGDAIASEWTKIRSVRSTLWTLGVMIVLMVAIGLMSALLIAAADTDLGGEPVVALGFFGVLLGSICVITLGVLTIGSEYSTGMIRTTLTACPSRARVLTAKAIVFFLLAFTITTVTATVVAVAQTAILDGGVDDGSVWLRATVGVGLYIASLGLLSLAVGAIIRHSAGAITVMIAVVLLPLVLAMFMFSDSLRGLQRFLFEYSIPNQLGALYGTVVTDSGPSGWEPLLLMLGIAAVAMGGAYLALDRRDV